The Caproicibacterium lactatifermentans genome contains a region encoding:
- a CDS encoding LacI family DNA-binding transcriptional regulator, producing the protein MKNKVTIKEVAQKAGVSPATVSYVLNKKKSISENTKQRVWNTVSELDYVPDLSARSLIAGNSKLIGVVVPQTEKGNRLMFENNFYSEIVSSIEYRARLRGYHVLISASDTNENYLTLAKERNLDGIIVIGIYPNSFYQEMKESQIPIVLVDSYCNDHYYHSIRIDDAYGSYLATKYMIDHGHRNIAFFCGEIKENGVMKQRLQGYREAMEEQGLTFNTKNVFEGKIDYEDGIKLAEALCKSDIKATAVVTTADILAISAMKAFYKHGIHVPDDISIIGFDDLQITKYLTPGLTTVHQDISRKGERAMDLLFNSIQNPKLTKQEEIMPVNIIERGSVKDLNDSAEKEVI; encoded by the coding sequence ATGAAAAACAAAGTTACAATTAAAGAAGTGGCCCAAAAAGCAGGGGTCTCTCCTGCCACGGTATCCTATGTACTTAACAAGAAAAAATCTATTTCCGAGAACACCAAACAACGTGTTTGGAATACAGTCTCGGAACTTGACTACGTGCCCGATTTATCCGCTCGCAGCTTGATTGCCGGTAATTCGAAACTGATTGGTGTAGTAGTGCCACAGACGGAAAAAGGCAACCGTCTGATGTTTGAAAATAATTTTTACAGTGAAATTGTAAGCAGTATCGAGTACCGTGCGCGATTGCGGGGCTACCATGTTTTGATTTCAGCGTCAGATACCAATGAAAATTATTTGACACTTGCCAAAGAACGCAACCTCGATGGTATCATCGTTATTGGAATATATCCCAACAGTTTTTATCAGGAAATGAAAGAGTCCCAAATTCCAATTGTGTTGGTGGATAGTTACTGCAATGACCATTACTACCATAGTATCCGCATTGACGATGCCTATGGCAGTTACCTCGCCACAAAATATATGATTGACCATGGCCACCGCAATATTGCATTCTTTTGCGGTGAGATAAAAGAAAACGGTGTTATGAAACAGCGCTTGCAGGGTTATCGTGAGGCAATGGAAGAGCAAGGGCTTACCTTTAACACAAAAAATGTATTTGAAGGAAAAATTGATTATGAAGATGGTATTAAACTTGCGGAAGCATTATGTAAATCGGATATAAAAGCCACAGCTGTGGTAACGACAGCTGACATTCTCGCAATCAGTGCCATGAAAGCCTTTTATAAACATGGGATTCATGTACCCGACGATATTTCTATTATAGGTTTCGATGATCTGCAAATTACAAAGTATTTGACGCCCGGATTAACCACCGTGCATCAAGATATATCCCGTAAGGGTGAGCGGGCCATGGATTTACTGTTCAACAGTATTCAAAATCCAAAACTTACAAAGCAAGAGGAAATCATGCCCGTGAACATCATAGAACGTGGCTCCGTAAAGGATTTGAACGATTCTGCGGAAAAGGAGGTGATATAA
- a CDS encoding glycoside hydrolase family 125 protein — protein sequence MIHARNMPVGNQVVSLPQIQETTAGIQDLTFLHMGYKGLIDIRGDENEPLIHPFLQIGDTQIPFKSLVWNRLGNWIPCFSFQTEELTLRGIILTPVEERGFLVKLEITNRSSKPVNFTYGLCGRWASSWHCVNEDKMLSGEKHCYQSKWNHGIVFDMRCGTPMFAFAPMADQECKSTFETTKDMVDYRLARSESLATGQNCSLTVYWGIGFEEVAAVTSAKEMLRQGYDYELSRTLKWLDERALKFKDEKLTRLYNTNLFFCIFFSTGITLDTEELVLVTSRSPRYYVSAAYWDRDSLLWSFPAVLDADHNLAYDMLLYVFGRQQRNFGIHSRYIDGTVLEPGFELDELMAPVLALERYVDSTGDRSILKKPDVRDGVSRILDCLKKHRHAAVALYNTFLQPTDDEHVYPYLTYDNVLVWKGMRALAHLYPDYRELEQTAQKIKSAIEMYCVKEENGKRFYAWSVDLNGNYDIYDEPPGSLQLLPYIGFCTVDDEVYQNTVNMIRSPRYQYSFSESRFAEIGCPHAPHPWILSVANSLLCGRAAHCAKFLHDVKMDDLIACESVDENTGECTTGAAFATCAGFLCHAMKESKEGLDQVYEE from the coding sequence TTGATACATGCAAGGAATATGCCAGTTGGGAATCAAGTGGTTTCCCTGCCACAGATTCAGGAAACAACAGCTGGAATACAGGATTTGACCTTTTTACACATGGGATACAAAGGATTGATTGATATTCGAGGGGATGAAAATGAGCCGCTTATCCATCCTTTTTTACAGATAGGCGATACGCAAATTCCATTTAAATCCCTTGTGTGGAACCGGTTGGGAAATTGGATTCCCTGTTTTTCTTTCCAGACAGAGGAGCTGACTTTGCGCGGAATTATTCTCACGCCCGTAGAAGAACGCGGGTTTTTAGTGAAGCTTGAAATTACCAATCGCTCATCAAAACCAGTAAATTTTACTTATGGTTTATGCGGGCGCTGGGCGTCAAGCTGGCACTGCGTTAATGAGGACAAAATGCTTAGCGGAGAAAAACATTGTTATCAAAGCAAGTGGAATCATGGCATTGTATTTGATATGCGCTGTGGTACACCAATGTTTGCCTTTGCGCCTATGGCAGATCAAGAGTGCAAATCAACCTTTGAAACAACTAAAGATATGGTCGATTACCGTTTGGCTCGATCGGAATCATTGGCGACGGGGCAAAATTGTTCGTTGACAGTGTATTGGGGAATTGGTTTTGAGGAAGTGGCCGCTGTAACCAGCGCGAAAGAAATGTTGCGGCAGGGCTATGATTACGAATTAAGCCGGACTCTAAAGTGGCTTGATGAACGCGCATTGAAGTTTAAAGACGAAAAACTTACCAGACTATACAATACAAACTTGTTTTTTTGCATTTTCTTTTCTACAGGCATTACGTTAGATACGGAAGAATTGGTGCTTGTTACTAGCCGTAGCCCACGCTATTACGTAAGTGCGGCCTATTGGGATCGCGACAGCCTATTATGGAGTTTTCCCGCAGTTTTGGATGCCGACCATAACCTGGCATATGACATGCTGTTATATGTTTTTGGCCGCCAGCAAAGAAATTTTGGGATTCATTCACGATACATAGACGGCACTGTGCTGGAGCCAGGTTTTGAACTCGATGAGCTGATGGCGCCGGTGCTTGCGCTCGAACGGTATGTGGACTCGACAGGTGACAGGAGCATATTGAAAAAACCTGATGTAAGAGATGGAGTCAGTAGAATTCTGGATTGTCTGAAAAAGCACCGGCATGCAGCAGTAGCTTTGTACAATACGTTTCTGCAGCCTACGGATGACGAACATGTCTATCCATATCTCACATATGACAATGTTTTGGTATGGAAAGGAATGCGCGCGTTGGCACACTTGTATCCCGATTATAGAGAACTGGAACAAACTGCCCAGAAAATCAAATCGGCAATTGAGATGTACTGTGTCAAAGAGGAAAACGGAAAACGCTTTTATGCGTGGTCGGTAGATTTAAACGGTAATTATGACATCTATGATGAACCGCCCGGCAGTTTACAGCTCCTTCCGTATATCGGATTCTGTACGGTAGACGATGAAGTATATCAGAATACCGTCAACATGATACGCTCTCCCCGATATCAGTATAGCTTTTCTGAAAGCCGGTTTGCGGAAATCGGATGTCCTCACGCACCACACCCGTGGATTCTCAGCGTCGCGAACAGTCTTCTGTGTGGGCGTGCAGCACACTGTGCGAAATTTTTGCACGATGTCAAAATGGACGATTTGATTGCTTGCGAGAGTGTGGATGAGAATACCGGGGAATGCACTACTGGCGCAGCGTTTGCAACATGCGCGGGATTTTTATGCCATGCGATGAAGGAAAGTAAGGAAGGATTGGATCAGGTCTATGAGGAATGA